In Treponema vincentii, a single window of DNA contains:
- the rlmN gene encoding 23S rRNA (adenine(2503)-C(2))-methyltransferase RlmN: MLPEEIDAVCNLPQRFHSIQIFQWIAQGCSSFEGMTNLPLKVRERLTDEYTPCDTVCETVLKDPDGTVKLGIGLHDGSSIETVLLFDKASRRTACVSCQVGCPMGCTFCQTGQLGCLRNLSPNEIVEQFLHLEKICGKLDNIVFMGMGEPLLNLDSIAKTIAVLTHPKGRNLSHRRITLSTSGICKGIYELADSKLDIRLAVSLTTADEDLRTTLMPVTKANPLSELKKAIRYFNDKTDKRVTLELALLKDVNTSYKAAQQVRAFAEGLNVHINLIPWNPVQQLPYNTPSDSEIRSFYNYLTAENLNVTVRQKRGRTIGGACGQLGKKGRTEPKYSGTKQI, from the coding sequence ATGCTGCCGGAAGAAATTGATGCAGTATGCAATTTACCGCAACGCTTTCACTCTATACAAATTTTTCAATGGATTGCGCAGGGGTGTTCGTCGTTTGAAGGTATGACAAATCTTCCACTTAAAGTGAGGGAACGACTTACCGATGAATATACGCCGTGCGATACTGTATGCGAAACCGTGTTGAAAGATCCTGACGGTACGGTAAAACTCGGAATAGGCTTGCATGACGGCAGCAGCATTGAAACGGTACTGCTGTTTGATAAAGCTTCGCGTAGGACTGCCTGTGTTTCCTGCCAAGTCGGCTGCCCGATGGGCTGTACCTTCTGCCAAACAGGCCAGCTCGGTTGTTTGCGTAATCTTAGCCCCAACGAAATTGTAGAACAATTTTTGCATCTGGAAAAAATCTGTGGTAAGTTGGACAATATCGTGTTTATGGGCATGGGCGAACCGTTATTAAACCTCGACAGTATCGCAAAAACTATAGCCGTTCTTACTCACCCCAAGGGCAGAAACCTTTCACACAGGCGGATAACGCTTTCCACGTCCGGTATCTGCAAAGGCATTTATGAGCTTGCAGATAGCAAACTCGATATTCGCCTAGCCGTTTCGTTGACGACCGCGGACGAAGACTTGCGAACAACCTTGATGCCGGTTACAAAAGCAAATCCGCTCAGCGAATTAAAAAAGGCAATCCGCTATTTTAATGATAAAACCGATAAGCGGGTAACTCTGGAACTCGCGCTGCTTAAAGATGTAAACACTTCCTATAAAGCTGCGCAGCAAGTACGCGCTTTCGCCGAAGGACTCAACGTTCATATCAACCTTATCCCGTGGAATCCCGTGCAGCAATTACCGTATAACACTCCTTCCGATTCCGAAATACGATCATTCTATAATTATTTAACAGCGGAAAATCTCAATGTAACAGTTCGCCAAAAGCGTGGCAGAACTATCGGCGGCGCCTGTGGGCAATTAGGTAAAAAAGGACGTACCGAACCGAAATACTCCGGTACAAAGCAAATCTAA
- a CDS encoding OmpL47-type beta-barrel domain-containing protein — MIFPSSDVVDEEGRIIVSTKESVAFGATDELSGVDALYVKINDADYVKYIEPLHFSTDTVYNIDVKAIDNVGNVSEPVSYKFYVDKITPASDIEIIDREGNEPATWSVPADGQ; from the coding sequence ATGATTTTCCCGAGTTCCGATGTCGTTGACGAAGAGGGACGTATTATCGTTTCAACCAAAGAATCGGTGGCATTCGGTGCGACCGACGAACTTTCCGGTGTTGATGCACTTTATGTCAAAATCAACGATGCCGATTACGTTAAGTATATCGAGCCGCTCCATTTTTCTACCGACACTGTTTACAATATCGATGTAAAAGCAATTGATAACGTCGGTAACGTATCGGAGCCCGTCTCATACAAGTTCTACGTAGATAAGATCACTCCTGCATCTGACATAGAGATTATCGACAGAGAGGGAAACGAACCGGCGACATGGAGCGTTCCCGCCGATGGTCAATAA
- a CDS encoding OmpL47-type beta-barrel domain-containing protein, translating to MKKSLFAAAFAALCFSVWAQVPETMTHDYQRAAMQYRNGDKHFVNSDVFFKLNSADKETGLDFVEFSLDGSSFMTYRNPFQILEEGKHDISYRGFDNSKNLEVAKTLSVIVDNTAPKTTLNTTEPLFYKGLAAYCSAETKWYISAIDDLTGSGTAGAYIGTDLDSLALHGNGKEDEGAYYSISEEGGPAKIYYTAVDNVGNLAPISVTSVIVDTTAPTVFYRKQ from the coding sequence ATGAAGAAATCACTCTTTGCCGCTGCTTTTGCGGCTCTTTGCTTCTCAGTTTGGGCACAAGTGCCTGAAACAATGACCCATGATTATCAACGCGCGGCAATGCAATACCGTAACGGTGATAAACATTTTGTCAACAGCGATGTATTCTTTAAGCTTAATTCGGCAGATAAAGAGACGGGTCTCGATTTTGTCGAATTCTCACTGGACGGTTCGAGCTTTATGACTTATCGCAATCCCTTCCAGATCTTGGAAGAAGGTAAACATGATATTTCATATCGTGGTTTCGATAACAGCAAAAACCTTGAAGTTGCAAAAACCCTTTCGGTAATTGTCGACAATACTGCGCCCAAAACGACGCTGAATACAACTGAACCGTTATTTTATAAAGGTTTAGCTGCTTACTGCTCTGCAGAGACAAAATGGTATATTTCGGCAATCGATGATTTAACCGGTTCCGGGACTGCGGGAGCTTATATCGGCACAGATTTGGATTCTTTAGCACTCCATGGTAATGGGAAAGAAGATGAAGGTGCTTATTACTCTATAAGCGAAGAAGGAGGACCTGCAAAGATATATTATACAGCTGTTGATAACGTCGGCAACTTAGCTCCTATTTCGGTAACATCCGTTATCGTTGATACAACCGCTCCGACTGTTTTTTATCGAAAACAGTGA
- a CDS encoding OmpA family protein, which produces MSKLKGILLLLIAVIVMGCTTQPKQQKEEKPVAETQQVENAPAEEKIDEPQQSEKNNTGNETTVYFAPKTYKIDTFTAHKLDSIAELLKAKDVTQIKIVGHCAKLDSTKEEEKLSLQRAYAVAQYFESTGAFTAGNITISAEGAEHPAGSHAEISERKHNRRVEIYY; this is translated from the coding sequence TTGAGCAAGCTAAAAGGTATTCTTCTGTTGCTGATCGCGGTAATTGTGATGGGATGTACTACACAACCTAAGCAGCAGAAGGAAGAAAAGCCTGTTGCAGAAACGCAGCAGGTTGAAAATGCCCCTGCGGAAGAGAAAATAGATGAGCCGCAGCAAAGCGAGAAAAATAATACCGGCAACGAAACGACGGTTTATTTTGCTCCGAAGACGTATAAGATTGATACGTTCACCGCGCATAAGTTGGACAGTATTGCCGAACTGTTGAAAGCGAAGGATGTAACACAGATAAAAATTGTCGGACATTGTGCAAAATTGGATAGCACAAAAGAAGAAGAAAAACTGTCGTTACAACGTGCGTATGCCGTCGCACAGTATTTTGAATCAACCGGAGCCTTTACAGCGGGTAATATTACCATATCGGCGGAAGGGGCTGAGCACCCCGCAGGATCTCATGCGGAAATTTCCGAACGGAAACACAACCGCAGAGTTGAAATTTATTATTAA
- a CDS encoding SDR family NAD(P)-dependent oxidoreductase, whose amino-acid sequence MNTEYGKKAKKVAVVTGGTSGIGLETVKALNNSGYTVYTVSRRTLNGQVPEYGEHFSADVTDEDALIKVFAEVWEREARLDVCVCAAGFGISGAVEFTKLEDAKKQLDVNFFGAFLTMKTAASYMRKQGFGKILAVSSVAGEIAIPFQAFYSASKAALGKLLEAFAAEVFPFGIQCALIMPGDVATPFTDVRNKSNAGNDVYFGRITKSISKMERDERHGIPADKLGSFIASLADKKRIGFLYPYNAPYALLISLYRLLPRRLALFIVRKLYAC is encoded by the coding sequence ATGAATACGGAATACGGAAAAAAGGCAAAAAAAGTCGCAGTGGTAACGGGCGGAACAAGCGGAATCGGCTTGGAAACGGTCAAAGCTTTAAACAATAGCGGTTATACTGTGTATACCGTCAGTAGGCGCACACTTAACGGTCAAGTACCTGAATATGGCGAGCATTTTTCTGCGGATGTAACAGATGAAGATGCACTGATCAAGGTCTTTGCCGAGGTATGGGAACGGGAAGCTCGATTGGATGTATGTGTCTGTGCTGCCGGTTTCGGTATTTCGGGAGCCGTTGAGTTTACGAAGCTTGAGGATGCAAAAAAACAGCTGGATGTAAATTTTTTCGGCGCTTTTTTAACGATGAAGACAGCCGCTTCATACATGAGGAAGCAAGGCTTTGGAAAGATTCTTGCGGTGAGTTCGGTCGCAGGAGAAATTGCCATTCCCTTTCAGGCTTTTTATTCCGCATCCAAAGCAGCGCTTGGAAAATTATTGGAAGCATTTGCCGCCGAAGTTTTTCCGTTTGGTATACAGTGTGCGCTTATTATGCCGGGTGATGTCGCGACTCCGTTTACGGATGTTCGTAACAAATCGAATGCCGGTAACGATGTGTATTTCGGAAGAATCACAAAGAGTATCTCAAAGATGGAACGTGATGAACGGCATGGCATACCGGCGGATAAACTCGGTTCTTTTATTGCATCGTTAGCGGATAAAAAGCGGATTGGCTTCTTGTATCCCTATAACGCTCCCTATGCTCTGTTGATAAGCCTGTACCGTTTACTACCTCGCCGTTTAGCCCTCTTTATTGTCCGAAAGCTCTATGCCTGTTGA
- a CDS encoding flavodoxin domain-containing protein, whose product MSKTGIFYASKGGVTETFAKQIAEKLGADLHNMKDTKVDAIADYQNVVLMSSSYFFGALMEDWGGKVKLLHTVDFSGKNVAIVGVGSQERHPDSFCSGAADFYDKLRFSGARFVGDVCPCGYEFQFSRMERGGRMLGLCLDKGDAKVNEKIDEWVKAVQPVFAK is encoded by the coding sequence ATGAGCAAAACAGGAATTTTTTATGCAAGTAAAGGCGGCGTAACCGAAACTTTTGCAAAGCAGATTGCGGAAAAGCTGGGAGCCGATTTGCATAATATGAAAGATACGAAAGTTGATGCGATAGCGGACTATCAGAATGTCGTGCTGATGTCCTCCAGCTATTTTTTCGGCGCCTTAATGGAAGATTGGGGCGGTAAAGTAAAACTGCTGCACACAGTTGATTTTTCCGGGAAGAATGTCGCGATTGTCGGCGTTGGAAGCCAAGAACGCCATCCCGACAGCTTTTGCTCCGGAGCTGCGGACTTCTATGATAAGCTTCGCTTCAGCGGCGCCCGCTTTGTCGGTGATGTATGTCCCTGCGGATATGAATTCCAATTCTCCCGTATGGAAAGAGGCGGCAGAATGCTCGGTCTGTGCTTGGACAAGGGCGATGCTAAAGTGAACGAAAAAATCGACGAATGGGTAAAAGCCGTTCAGCCGGTATTTGCAAAATAA
- a CDS encoding MerR family transcriptional regulator, whose product MSTKILLLFRSMNKDLTIGEVSELLNISCPTLRYWQKENIFPVNQDGMNNYRKYSVADLVNIAEISFYRNLGIPIKEMRRFNMLNLNDYEKILNDAYTDFETKINNYKIMLKKIILKNRQIKNIKELKNTEYAYEDIPFNYVVKFDYGDKQKLIQYANNPSLYVRCINSSDINDDERGIITQYPDKTDKILWEKTEKQRYIVFLVEEIVNRNFLNNIPEKLKIIHKRHRTGKILVNYLISESIRNQRIDYLKAYIEIL is encoded by the coding sequence ATGTCAACAAAAATTTTATTATTATTTCGTTCTATGAATAAGGACTTAACAATCGGCGAAGTTTCGGAGCTTTTAAATATCTCCTGTCCGACATTACGGTATTGGCAAAAGGAAAATATTTTTCCTGTTAATCAAGATGGTATGAATAATTATAGAAAATATTCGGTTGCAGATTTAGTCAATATTGCCGAAATCTCGTTTTATCGCAATCTTGGTATTCCTATAAAAGAGATGCGCCGGTTTAATATGTTAAATTTAAATGATTACGAAAAAATACTTAATGATGCCTATACAGACTTTGAAACAAAAATAAACAATTATAAAATAATGTTGAAAAAAATTATTTTAAAAAACCGACAAATAAAAAACATAAAAGAGCTAAAAAATACAGAATATGCGTATGAAGATATACCCTTTAACTATGTTGTAAAGTTTGATTACGGAGACAAGCAAAAGCTCATACAATACGCGAATAATCCTTCTCTCTATGTACGTTGCATTAACAGCTCGGATATTAATGATGATGAGAGGGGTATTATTACGCAATATCCCGATAAAACGGATAAAATTCTTTGGGAAAAAACTGAAAAACAGCGTTATATTGTTTTTCTTGTAGAAGAAATTGTAAATCGAAATTTCTTAAACAATATCCCTGAAAAGCTAAAAATAATACATAAAAGACATAGGACGGGAAAAATTCTCGTAAACTATTTAATAAGCGAAAGCATACGCAATCAAAGAATAGATTATCTAAAAGCCTATATAGAAATACTTTAA
- a CDS encoding YfcC family protein, translating into MSDTVVAKKWFERIKVPHTYVILISILIIMTILTHIIPAGQYERVKEPISGKMVVVPGSFQFIDTKAPGFFDIFLSLQKGYVDAANIMFLIIFAYGFVYVLVKNGTMDASLGALVRLVGKHVQLMIPIVMLVLGVLSSTMGIFEEVYGLFPVFVGIAIALGYDAIVGGAMVYLGVTIGYAAGTFNPYNVVIAQDVAGVAAYSGLGLRIAVFVVFEAAAIFYIMRYAAKIKATPEKSILYGSDPYIIKEKSIEELTSIKMTGRQKVCLLIFFVTLGILLYCTTQLGWYIDEIAAMFLMMMIFAGIASGYSATEICKTFIESTKSMVSSMLIVGFTRGILIVMKDGMISDTIVYYLVSLLSETSKYISAFGMLFLQNIIKFFITGSSSQATITMPIMAPTAELIGLSKQIAVLAYQFGNGFAEMFWPTSCALGCGLMGVPIDKWYKFVTPLFVIVLLLEIVFMTIAVTIGYH; encoded by the coding sequence ATGTCTGACACTGTGGTAGCAAAAAAATGGTTTGAACGTATTAAAGTTCCCCATACCTATGTAATTCTCATAAGTATTCTTATTATTATGACCATCCTTACCCACATCATACCGGCAGGACAATATGAAAGAGTAAAGGAACCAATATCCGGAAAAATGGTCGTCGTTCCCGGCAGTTTTCAATTTATTGACACTAAAGCTCCAGGATTTTTTGATATATTTCTCTCTTTACAGAAAGGGTATGTCGATGCAGCCAATATTATGTTTTTAATTATATTTGCATACGGATTTGTATATGTACTGGTAAAAAATGGAACGATGGATGCTTCTCTTGGAGCACTCGTTAGACTTGTCGGTAAACATGTACAGCTTATGATTCCGATAGTCATGCTTGTTCTTGGAGTGTTAAGTTCAACAATGGGGATTTTTGAAGAGGTATATGGTCTTTTCCCTGTTTTTGTAGGAATAGCAATAGCGTTAGGTTACGATGCAATAGTCGGTGGTGCAATGGTATATCTGGGGGTTACGATCGGATATGCCGCAGGTACTTTTAATCCGTATAATGTCGTTATTGCTCAAGACGTGGCAGGCGTGGCCGCTTATTCGGGATTAGGATTAAGAATTGCGGTTTTTGTTGTATTTGAAGCTGCTGCAATATTTTATATAATGCGCTATGCTGCAAAAATAAAAGCAACTCCTGAAAAATCGATACTATACGGTTCCGATCCTTATATCATAAAAGAGAAAAGTATTGAGGAACTGACAAGTATAAAAATGACCGGAAGGCAAAAAGTTTGTTTGCTTATCTTTTTTGTTACCTTAGGTATATTATTATATTGCACGACTCAACTTGGTTGGTATATTGACGAAATAGCAGCCATGTTTCTAATGATGATGATATTTGCAGGCATTGCGAGCGGTTATTCCGCTACGGAAATATGTAAGACATTTATCGAATCTACAAAGTCTATGGTATCATCAATGTTAATTGTAGGATTTACCCGTGGGATTTTAATTGTTATGAAGGACGGAATGATTTCAGATACGATTGTCTATTATTTGGTATCCCTACTTTCGGAAACAAGTAAATATATATCTGCCTTTGGAATGCTCTTCTTGCAGAATATCATAAAATTTTTTATTACGGGTTCTTCCAGTCAAGCGACAATTACAATGCCGATTATGGCTCCTACTGCTGAACTAATCGGTTTAAGCAAGCAAATAGCCGTGTTGGCCTATCAATTCGGTAATGGGTTTGCGGAAATGTTTTGGCCTACCTCTTGTGCTTTAGGCTGCGGTTTAATGGGTGTGCCGATTGATAAATGGTATAAATTTGTTACGCCGCTCTTTGTTATCGTGCTGTTGCTGGAAATAGTATTTATGACAATTGCGGTAACTATAGGGTATCATTAA